The Microbacterium sp. SORGH_AS_0862 genome has a segment encoding these proteins:
- a CDS encoding SseB family protein yields MALFSRRPKPSEEPERDADASAVPEATPEAPAENVPHVPISVSTFGENRTPDAAPAMPDGVSAMAAARPPHLASPAAEASKDLEAVPGLRDNVLLRDALAALPEKAQPVELMNVARQLLQGHVYIRVQGDARELLAKGDNLPTSVITYQEQKYMLVYSSGRALQDAVRADGDASTSALAQPVISLLRQIVAGEFGGIAVDHASRPGSAILPKPLIEKALADLDPHLAVKTLLAADRTDETAGDIADALTYAPVWVAARRGEGDRIGIAELRTTEGERILELFSHPLELVALGRGDQPAKVTPEQLARALRSDDGISGVIVNPAGPWIRLSRAQLAPVLALGA; encoded by the coding sequence ATGGCACTCTTCTCGCGCCGACCCAAGCCCTCCGAAGAACCCGAACGGGATGCGGACGCGTCCGCTGTGCCCGAGGCGACCCCGGAGGCGCCGGCCGAGAACGTGCCGCACGTGCCGATCTCGGTCAGCACCTTCGGTGAGAACCGCACACCGGATGCCGCGCCGGCGATGCCCGACGGTGTCTCGGCCATGGCAGCCGCCAGACCGCCGCACCTCGCCTCGCCCGCCGCCGAGGCGTCGAAAGACCTCGAGGCCGTGCCGGGCCTGCGCGACAACGTCCTGCTGCGCGATGCCCTCGCGGCCCTCCCCGAGAAGGCGCAGCCGGTCGAGCTCATGAACGTCGCGCGCCAGCTGCTGCAGGGCCACGTCTACATCCGCGTGCAGGGCGATGCCCGCGAACTCCTCGCCAAGGGCGACAACCTGCCGACCTCGGTTATCACGTACCAGGAGCAGAAGTACATGCTGGTGTACTCCAGCGGCCGCGCGCTGCAGGATGCGGTGCGTGCCGACGGCGACGCGTCCACCTCTGCGCTGGCCCAGCCCGTCATCAGCCTGCTGCGTCAGATCGTCGCGGGCGAGTTCGGTGGCATCGCCGTCGACCACGCGTCGCGCCCCGGCTCCGCCATCCTGCCGAAGCCGCTGATCGAGAAGGCCCTCGCCGACCTCGACCCGCACCTGGCAGTGAAGACCTTGCTTGCCGCCGACCGTACCGACGAGACGGCCGGCGATATCGCCGACGCGCTGACCTACGCGCCCGTGTGGGTTGCCGCCCGCCGCGGCGAGGGCGACCGCATCGGCATCGCCGAACTCCGCACGACCGAGGGCGAGCGCATCCTCGAGCTCTTCTCCCACCCGCTGGAGCTCGTCGCTCTCGGCCGCGGAGACCAGCCGGCGAAGGTCACACCCGAACAGCTCGCCCGCGCGCTGCGCTCCGACGACGGGATCTCGGGCGTCATCGTGAACCCCGCCGGACCCTGGATCCGTCTCAGCCGGGCGCAGCTCGCGCCGGTGCTGGCCCTCGGCGCCTGA
- a CDS encoding ATP-dependent helicase, translating into MTDASTPLIIGGDGARPAGDSARPDADLLAGLNGPQREAVIYRGPALLIVAGAGSGKTRVLTHRIASLLRSREAWPSQILAITFTNKAAGEMRERVEQLVGDSARGMWISTFHSACVRILRREAQQFGFTSSFTIYDSGDSRALIKRLVKEHEADAFGLTPAAVQSRISKLKNELQDAEGYARQANMSDPAERVFVEVFGDYQRALRRANAFDFDDLIAQTVFLFRAFPQVADTYRRRFRHILVDEYQDTNHAQYSLIRELTRPVSGEGESYSAGGMMIFEPDKAPEVEAASLTVVGDSDQSIYAFRGADIRNISEFERDFPGAKVVLLEQNYRSTQNILSAANAVIRNNFDRQDKKLWTDVGAGELIVGFTGYSQHDEAQFVADEIEKIHRAGTAYSDIAVFYRTNSQSRALEEIFIRSALPYKIMGGTKFYERAEIKDALAYLIAVANPADEMAVRRILNKPRRGIGDVTETAIARFAEDNQITFREALASPEALGVGPKIQAAIAQLDRVLTEATALLLPEGQDAPPTAVAEALSLLLSKSGYSDALRASRDPQDEARLENLDEFVAVAREFARNNPQGTISDFLTEVALVADADDLDDASGSVSLMTLHTAKGLEFDAVFLTGVEEDLIPHRISANEPGGPAEERRLFYVGVTRARKLLHLTLAMTRAQFGEVTVAMPSRFLQEIPTELIDWRQSPGDVNSRGGSQSRALNARRPGGWGSRRDDNPPLLPKSTSLERFANKIPAKVRDNSELELAAGDRIRHEDFGEGRIDAVTGEGAKRIAHVRFDSAGAKKLLIKIAPIEKI; encoded by the coding sequence ATGACCGACGCCTCCACGCCCCTCATCATCGGCGGTGACGGCGCTCGCCCCGCCGGCGATTCCGCACGTCCCGACGCCGACCTCCTCGCCGGCCTCAACGGTCCGCAGCGGGAGGCCGTCATCTACCGCGGGCCGGCGCTGCTCATCGTCGCCGGCGCCGGCTCCGGCAAGACCCGGGTGCTCACCCACCGCATCGCCTCGCTGCTGCGCTCGCGCGAGGCGTGGCCGAGCCAGATCCTCGCCATCACGTTCACGAACAAGGCGGCGGGGGAGATGCGCGAGCGCGTCGAGCAGCTCGTGGGCGACAGCGCGCGCGGCATGTGGATCTCGACCTTCCACTCCGCCTGCGTCCGCATCCTCCGCCGTGAGGCGCAGCAGTTCGGGTTCACCAGCTCCTTCACGATCTACGACTCCGGTGACTCGCGGGCGCTCATCAAGCGGCTCGTCAAGGAGCACGAGGCCGACGCGTTCGGTCTCACCCCCGCCGCCGTCCAGAGCCGTATCTCCAAGCTCAAGAACGAGCTGCAGGATGCGGAGGGCTACGCGCGTCAGGCGAACATGAGCGACCCCGCCGAACGGGTGTTCGTGGAGGTCTTCGGCGACTACCAGCGCGCGCTCCGCCGGGCCAACGCGTTCGACTTCGACGATCTCATCGCGCAGACCGTCTTCCTCTTCCGCGCATTCCCGCAGGTGGCCGACACGTACCGTCGCCGGTTCCGCCACATCCTCGTCGACGAGTACCAGGACACGAACCACGCTCAGTATTCGCTCATCCGCGAGCTGACCCGCCCGGTCTCGGGCGAGGGGGAGTCGTATTCCGCGGGCGGCATGATGATCTTCGAGCCCGACAAGGCGCCCGAGGTGGAGGCCGCATCCCTCACCGTGGTGGGCGACTCCGACCAGTCGATCTACGCCTTCCGCGGCGCCGACATCCGCAACATCAGCGAGTTCGAGCGCGACTTCCCCGGCGCGAAGGTCGTCCTGCTCGAGCAGAACTACCGCTCGACCCAGAACATCCTGTCGGCGGCCAACGCGGTCATCCGCAACAACTTCGACCGGCAGGACAAGAAGCTCTGGACCGATGTCGGCGCGGGCGAGCTCATCGTCGGCTTCACCGGCTACTCGCAGCACGACGAGGCCCAGTTCGTCGCCGACGAGATCGAGAAGATCCACCGGGCCGGCACCGCGTACTCCGACATCGCCGTCTTCTACCGCACCAACTCGCAGTCCCGTGCGCTGGAAGAGATCTTCATCCGCTCCGCTCTGCCGTACAAGATCATGGGCGGCACGAAGTTCTACGAGCGCGCGGAGATCAAGGACGCACTGGCCTACCTGATCGCCGTCGCCAATCCCGCCGACGAGATGGCGGTGCGCCGCATCCTGAACAAGCCGCGTCGCGGCATCGGCGATGTGACGGAGACGGCCATCGCGCGCTTCGCGGAGGACAACCAGATCACGTTCCGCGAGGCGCTCGCCTCGCCGGAGGCGCTGGGCGTCGGGCCCAAGATCCAGGCGGCGATCGCGCAGCTCGACCGTGTGCTCACGGAGGCGACGGCGCTGCTGCTGCCCGAGGGGCAGGATGCGCCGCCCACCGCGGTCGCCGAGGCGCTGTCGCTGCTGCTGAGCAAGAGCGGCTACTCCGATGCGCTGCGTGCCAGCCGCGACCCGCAGGACGAGGCCCGCCTCGAGAACCTCGACGAGTTCGTCGCCGTAGCGCGCGAGTTCGCCCGCAACAACCCGCAGGGCACGATCAGCGACTTCCTCACCGAGGTCGCGCTGGTCGCCGACGCGGACGACCTCGACGACGCGTCCGGTTCCGTCTCCCTCATGACGTTGCACACCGCGAAGGGCCTCGAGTTCGACGCCGTCTTCCTCACGGGAGTCGAAGAAGACCTCATTCCGCACCGCATATCGGCGAACGAGCCCGGCGGCCCCGCCGAGGAGCGTCGCCTGTTCTACGTGGGCGTCACCCGGGCGCGCAAGCTCCTGCACCTGACGCTCGCGATGACCCGCGCACAGTTCGGCGAGGTGACGGTCGCGATGCCGAGCCGGTTCCTGCAGGAGATCCCGACCGAGCTCATCGACTGGCGCCAGTCTCCCGGCGACGTCAACTCGCGCGGCGGCTCGCAGTCGCGCGCCCTCAACGCCCGCCGTCCCGGCGGGTGGGGCTCGCGCCGCGACGACAACCCGCCGCTGCTGCCCAAGTCGACCTCGCTCGAGCGCTTCGCGAACAAGATCCCCGCGAAGGTGCGTGACAACAGCGAGCTCGAGCTGGCAGCGGGGGACCGCATCCGGCACGAGGACTTCGGCGAGGGACGCATCGACGCGGTGACGGGCGAGGGGGCCAAGCGCATCGCGCACGTGCGCTTCGACAGCGCCGGCGCCAAGAAGCTGCTGATCAAGATCGCACCGATCGAGAAGATCTGA